ATTATTTTGAGTTCTATCGCTAATCTTGCTAAAACCTGCTAGCAATTATTGCAATGACCAAGCCTCATAGCGGCCATTTACCTCAGTCAGGATCTGCGAGCTACTGCCAGGTAATAGCGAAATCCAGCGACGACTATAGCTATTCACAATATCGCTAAAAATCAAATCCCCCTGGCTATCAAACACCACCACCATTGGATAATGCCGATCGCCCAGGTCAATTTGAGAGCGATCGATCTCTAGGACATAGTCATATCTGCCATCACCGGTTAAATCAGCCGACTTAAATGTCCAGGACAATACCTCATAGCGGAAATCCTCAAAGGGGATCGAAACTTGACCCAGACTTTGCAATTCGTTGTAGATCGCCACAATGATTTTTTCTTCGGTGGTGAGCCCCAAACTTTCCACCGAAATATTAAAACTGCTAGCCCGACTGATTAGTCCACCGCCACTGACCATTGCTGGCATTGCTGATTGGGTTAGTTGCCCAGACAAATCACGATCGCCCACCGCCAACAGGCGCAATTGGCCATCGTCACCAATCCAGATTGCTTTAGTGTTGAGCGATTCCGTCACCGCCTGCCCAAATTCATTATTCACATTCACGGTCAGGAAGTTATTCAAATCCAGGTTAAATGCTTCCCAGATTACCAGGGGCGATCGACCTGCCAGCTCATTAAACGGCGCATTGCGCCAGCGATCGCCATCACGCAGCACCGACACCGAAACCTCATACCAGGCTTGATGCGGCAGCAGTTTACCATGTTTGCCAAACCACTCGGCACTGGGTTGATAGCTATCGCCCAAAGGACTAATCGTGCCGATCATCACCTCTGGCTGGATTCCCAATGGCGAAAGATCATAGCGTTGCAGCATGGCGATCGCCGCATCGGTTGCCCCCTTACGCTCAATCAGCCAACGTTGCGCGGTTGGAAAACCTTGTTTCTGGAGCAGTATTAATGCGCCCCAGGTTTTAATTTCGGGAGTAGATTTAACCCGCATCGCCACTTCCACTCGCCGCCACAAATGTAAATAATTACGATTGAGAGCTTCTGCCACACTCTGGGCAGTGAAATCAGAATTATTAGCGATCGTCAGCGCATCTTCCCAGCGCCCATCAATAATTAAAGCTGTGACCTGCTGCCCTGCATTGGCATAGGTTCTACCTGCCTGAGCCTTTGTATATTTGGCATGGAGCTTAATTAGATCATATTGCTCTTGCACATAGGGCGAAAGTTGCTTTCCCTGGGCGATCAATTCCGCTTGTACCTGGTCGAACTGGACTAGCGCTGGCGACCACAAGCCACCACTGGCCAGGATTAATGCATTGCTATAGGCTTTGGGTAGTCCTTGCCCCTCATTGAGGGTAATCTGACGTAGTTGCAGAGGGCGCAGCAAATTAGTACCGGCCGTGACCTTGAAAATCGCCCAGCTTGGTTCAAAGGCCTGGGATTGATTAATAATTAATTCCGGCTCACGATCGCTCAGCGGCAAGATCGCTGCTTCTAGATCCGGCGCTTGAGTTTGTAATGGTAATGGTTGGGCTGACTTATTTGTGCCAGAGGTTTCCGCCTCAATTACAATGCTTTGATCATCCTGGGAAAAATGTTGCCATTTGGGGATCGCCTCAATCGGACTAGTCCAGTCTGTTAATACGTTCAGGGTAGGCTGGGGCTCGATCGTAAAGCTGAAAATTTTGCCGTAGGTATTGCTGCCAGTCTTTCCCCAAACCATAAACCAGAACCCCTGGCTGGGTTGATCGCCTTCGATTTTCTGGAGCTGATTCAACGGCAATCGCTTATTGCCTGGTAAAAGCTTACTTTTGGTTTCGGAATATTTATAGTTGGGGCTTTTGACAAAATATTCATCCATTCCCGACAGCTTCAATTGCGAGACTAGATCCAACTTACTGCTGGCTTGTGGATCAGCTTTTTTAACGATCGGTTGATATACCCTGATCGCAATAATTTCTTTACTTTCCCGCTCCGCCAGGGCATAGATATAGTAGCCCTCGCCAGTTTGATCGCGGTTGGGTTCTAAATAGAGCCGATCGCTTAGTTCGATGCCAGCCTCGGCCAGTTCTGCTTTAATTTCCTTGAGGGTTTGGGGCGGGTTCAGTCTTTGGGCGGTGGTTTGAGGTGGATCATAGGGCAACAGCCATGCCATTGACTCCGGATTGGTCAAATATTTGAGGCTATAAAATGATACGAGGCCAATCCCCGGAATACTCAGCAAGAAAATCACACAACCAACACCATTGATAATTCTGGTAAAGATTGATAGCCAAGAGCGATCGCCACTTGATTGCAACCGATCATGACCGGGCGATCGGCGATCGGGGTCTGGAGCAGGACGATCAGTATGATTACTACCTAGCTGGGTTTTCATGCGTTACAATCAGAGCATTGTCAAATATCGTTGTCAAAAATGGCAATAGGTAATATGTCTACATCAGGATCAACCTCCCAGTCAACCTCTAACTCAACTACTTATTTATCTCAAAGGCCAATTAAAGGCGATCGCATTCTCATTTTCGATACTACCCTACGCGATGGGGAGCAGTCTCCTGGCGCTACCCTGAATGTCGAACAAAAACTGGCGATCGCTCACCAACTGGCCAGACTGGGTGTAGATATTATAGAGGCAGGTTTCCCCTATGCCAGCCCCGGTGACTTTGAAGCGGTGCAAAAGATTGCTGCTTCGGTGGGCACTGAGTCTGGGCCGACTATTTGCGGTCTGGCACGCGCGACCAAGAAAGATATTGATGCGGCGGCCAAAGCGCTCAAACCTGCTGCCAAAGCAAGAATCCATACTTTTCTGGCTACCTCGGATATTCATTTGGAATATAAGCTTAAGAAAACCCGCGCCGAAGTTTTGGCGATCGTACCGGAAATGGTGGCCTATGCCAAATCCCAGGTCGAAGATGTAGAATTTTCGCCTGAAGATGCGGGGCGTAGTGATCCGGAATTCTTGTATCAAGTTCTGGAAGCCGCGATCGCCGCTGGAGCCAGCACGATTAATATTCCTGATACAGTCGGCTACACCATGCCCGCTGAGTTTGGCGCTTTGATCAAAGGGATTCACGATAATGTGCCCAACATCGACCAGGCGATCATTTCCGTGCATGGCCACGATGATCTCGGCGTAGCAGTGGCCAACTTCCTGGAAGCGGTCAAAAATGGCGCAAGGCAGTTGGAATGCACGATCAATGGCATCGGCGAGCGGGCTGGTAATGCGGCGCTCGAAGAATTAGTAATGTCGTTGCATGTGCGGCGGCAATATTTCAATCCGTTCCTGGGGCGAGCTGTTGATTCGACCGAGCCACTCTGCAACATTGACACCCAGCAAATTTATCAAACCTCGCGGTTGGTATCTAACCTAACTGGCATGTTGGTGCAGCCAAACAAGGCGATCGTGGGAGCCAATGCCTTTGCCCATGAATCCGGCATTCACCAGGATGGGGTGCTAAAAAATAAGCTCACCTATGAAATTATGGATGCCCAGTCAGTGGGCTTCAGCAATAATCGGATCGTGTTGGGTAAGCTGTCCGGTCGCCATGCCTTCAGCACCCGCTTAACTGAATTGGGCTATGAACTGTCGGAGCAGGAGTTAAATCGTGCTTTCTTGCGGTTCAAGGAAGTGGCCGATAAGAAAAAAGACATTACCGATCGAGACCTAGGGGCGATCGTCAGTGATGAAATTCGCTCTTTCCCCGAATCCTACAAGCTAGAGCATGTCCAGGTTAGTTGTGGCGATCGCGCCATGCCCACCGCCACGGTGACAATTCTGACCCCAGAGGGCAATGAGCTAATTGATGCTGCTGTGGGGACTGGCCCCGTGGATGCGGTTTACAAGGCAATCAATCGGGTGGTGGATCTGCCCAATGAGTTGATTGAATTTTCGGTGCAATCGGTCACGGCCGGAATCGATGCGTTGGGCGAAGTAACGATTCGACTACGCCACGAAACCGGAGTGTTTTCTGGTCATGCGGCCAACACTGATATTATTGTTGCTTCGGCGAAAGCCTATATGGCGGCTTTGAATCAACTTTATTATTCACTGGCAAATCAGGAGCAGCGTAAGCATCCCCAAAAAAGTAAAATCAGCAGTAACGCCTAATTAATTGAAGCTAATCTGGTTAATATCCCCCGACCATTTGTGGGTTTGCGGGGATATTGTTTTTTTATGAGTCGATCGGGCGATCGCATCTCATAGGTAAATCGCAAGGAAGCAGTTTCCTCGGCAAATGTCAGGGAAACTCAACTTCAACCAGGTTTGCTTACCACTTGATTAACTCCTCCCCATCAAAATTGAGGCGATCAGTCACCACTGAAATAGAGCGTTATGACTGTTTGAGGGAGTAAGTCACTCAGACGCTTAATTTAAATTGCCTCAAGCCTAACTAAATCATCTCTGTGAGAGTCAATCATCGAGTTTTAACCGAAAAAACACCAATTAACTATAATTACAAGTCGATCGGCAAAATTTTTCAGCTTTCAGACAAAAAGCAACCATTGAATATTACTCAAACCAAGAAATTTTGATTAAGCACTAGCCTCTTTCTTAAGACATATAGAGTATTTATACCTAAAGAATTAGGAGCGCTGCAAGCCCTGATATGGTGGCGATTGGAGTTAAAGTTGATTTGGCGATCGCCTTAAGCATCTCAGAGCAATTCGTAAAGTGCCCCCTTTTTTCGGTATCATATGCATCAGATACAAATTATTAAGCAGTTATTAAAAAGGGCAATAATTAAGTGATTAGGGTAGCAATTAACGGATTTGGACGGATCGGACGCAACTTCCTGAGATGTTGGTCAGGCAGAAGCGAAACAAATCTGGAAGTAGTAGCGATTAATGACACTTCCGATCCCAAAACAAACGCCCACTTGCTTAAGTATGACTCGATGCTAGGCAAGTTTAGTGGTGAAGTAAGTGCAGCCGAAGATGCCATTATTGTCAATGGCAAGACAATTAAAACCACTGCCGATCGTAATCCTGAGAACCTACCCTGGGCAGCTTTAGGGGTGGATTTGATTATTGAAGCAACTGGTGTATTTAGAGACTATCCTGGTGCTGCCAAGCATATCAAGGCCGGTGCTAAGAAAGTTTTAATTACTGCGCCTGGGAAGGGTGATGATGTGGGCACCTTTGTGATGGGCGTAAACCATGAGGATTACGAACATAGCAAATATGAGGTGGTCAGTAATGCTAGCTGTACCACCAACTGCCTTGCGCCAGTGGTCAAGACCTTGAATGATAATTTTGGCATTGTCAAAGGCATGATGACTACCACCCATAGCTATACTGGTGACCAGAGATTGCTGGATGCTAGCCACCGTGATA
The sequence above is a segment of the Pseudanabaena sp. PCC 7367 genome. Coding sequences within it:
- a CDS encoding 2-isopropylmalate synthase — its product is MSTSGSTSQSTSNSTTYLSQRPIKGDRILIFDTTLRDGEQSPGATLNVEQKLAIAHQLARLGVDIIEAGFPYASPGDFEAVQKIAASVGTESGPTICGLARATKKDIDAAAKALKPAAKARIHTFLATSDIHLEYKLKKTRAEVLAIVPEMVAYAKSQVEDVEFSPEDAGRSDPEFLYQVLEAAIAAGASTINIPDTVGYTMPAEFGALIKGIHDNVPNIDQAIISVHGHDDLGVAVANFLEAVKNGARQLECTINGIGERAGNAALEELVMSLHVRRQYFNPFLGRAVDSTEPLCNIDTQQIYQTSRLVSNLTGMLVQPNKAIVGANAFAHESGIHQDGVLKNKLTYEIMDAQSVGFSNNRIVLGKLSGRHAFSTRLTELGYELSEQELNRAFLRFKEVADKKKDITDRDLGAIVSDEIRSFPESYKLEHVQVSCGDRAMPTATVTILTPEGNELIDAAVGTGPVDAVYKAINRVVDLPNELIEFSVQSVTAGIDALGEVTIRLRHETGVFSGHAANTDIIVASAKAYMAALNQLYYSLANQEQRKHPQKSKISSNA
- a CDS encoding type I glyceraldehyde-3-phosphate dehydrogenase; this encodes MIRVAINGFGRIGRNFLRCWSGRSETNLEVVAINDTSDPKTNAHLLKYDSMLGKFSGEVSAAEDAIIVNGKTIKTTADRNPENLPWAALGVDLIIEATGVFRDYPGAAKHIKAGAKKVLITAPGKGDDVGTFVMGVNHEDYEHSKYEVVSNASCTTNCLAPVVKTLNDNFGIVKGMMTTTHSYTGDQRLLDASHRDIRRARAAALSIVPTSTGAAKAVALVIPELAGKLNGIALRVPTPNVSVVDFVAEFEKSTFADEVNQVLKQATETNMKGFMAYSDEELVSIDYRGVDESSIVDASLTMVMGDNMVKVVAWYDNEWGYSQRVVDLAELVAKKWQ